The genomic region CGTCTGCAAAGGCGTCGACAAAATCATTCCAGTGGATGTGTATGTCCCCGGATGCCCGCCCCGGCCTGAAGCGCTCCAGCAGGCTGTTTTAATTCTTCAGAAGAAAATTCAAAGCTACAGCATGCTGGCGGCCGCTCATCAGAAGAAAAACACCGGGTCTGCGGCATGACCCCGGCAGAGATCCTCTCGGCACTTCAGGCCACGTTTCCGGACCTCCAGGAAATTCCAAAAACAAAAGATCGGGTTCGCGGGGATGAGCTTCAGCTCACGATCCCCTCCGGTCAACTCCTCGATATCTGCCGGATGGCCCGATTTGATCCGCCTCTTTCTTTCGATTTTCTTTCCTTTGTGACGTCCATCGATTGGAAAACGCACTTTGAAGTCGTGTATTACCTCGTTTCAACGATTCATCAACATAAACTGGTCCTGAGAGTTACCGTTAACGATCGAAACCATCCGGAAGTGCCGTCTGTATCCACTCTCTGGCCCACCGCGGATTGGCAGGAGCGTGAAGTTTTCGATTTGATGGGGATTCGTTTTTCCGGGCATTACAACCTGCGCAGGATTCTGCTTCCTGAAGAGTGGGAAGGGCATCCGTTACGGAAAGACTATGTCTCGAAACCGGACCGCTACGATTAATCTCCCATGACCAACGTTTCCTTACCGAAAATCGCCGCCGAAGTCTTTCCCCAGCAGCCGCCTGAGAAAGGGATGTTTATCAGCTTAGGCCCCCAACACCCGTCGA from Elusimicrobiota bacterium harbors:
- a CDS encoding NADH-quinone oxidoreductase subunit C; protein product: MTPAEILSALQATFPDLQEIPKTKDRVRGDELQLTIPSGQLLDICRMARFDPPLSFDFLSFVTSIDWKTHFEVVYYLVSTIHQHKLVLRVTVNDRNHPEVPSVSTLWPTADWQEREVFDLMGIRFSGHYNLRRILLPEEWEGHPLRKDYVSKPDRYD